A single window of Usitatibacter rugosus DNA harbors:
- a CDS encoding SRPBCC domain-containing protein encodes MTRTVNGPARMVFEAWTKPELFQRWWIPKSMGVTIVSCEMDVRVGGGYRLMLRHGASEPMAFFGKYLEVVPNSRLVWSNDESPDGAVTTVTFEEKAGKTRVVLSELYPSKEALEANGGGIMPEQFDQLDDLLVSLGAATSTP; translated from the coding sequence GTGACTCGCACAGTCAACGGCCCGGCACGCATGGTGTTCGAGGCGTGGACGAAGCCGGAGCTCTTCCAGCGCTGGTGGATCCCGAAGTCGATGGGCGTGACCATCGTCTCCTGCGAGATGGACGTCCGCGTCGGGGGCGGCTACCGGTTGATGCTGCGCCACGGGGCCTCGGAGCCCATGGCGTTCTTCGGCAAGTACCTCGAAGTGGTACCGAACTCGCGCCTCGTGTGGTCCAACGACGAGAGCCCCGACGGCGCCGTCACCACGGTGACCTTCGAGGAGAAGGCGGGCAAGACGCGGGTGGTCCTCTCCGAGCTCTATCCCTCGAAGGAAGCCCTCGAAGCGAATGGCGGCGGAATCATGCCCGAGCAGTTCGACCAGCTGGACGACCTTCTCGTCAGTCTGGGTGCCGCGACAAGTACGCCTTGA
- a CDS encoding SRPBCC domain-containing protein gives MCKTLKLKVRFNAPPATIYGLLADSKKRTAFTGRKANLSSKVGGAFSADAGKVSGINVELVPGKRIVQAWRRDDFPEGVYSMAAFVLTPTPTGGTELVLTHRGVPKALLDSTEANWRNDYWAGIKAYLSRHPD, from the coding sequence ATGTGCAAGACACTCAAACTCAAGGTCCGATTCAACGCCCCGCCCGCGACCATCTACGGCCTGCTCGCGGATTCGAAGAAACGCACGGCCTTCACCGGCCGCAAAGCCAATCTCAGCAGCAAGGTTGGCGGTGCGTTCTCGGCCGACGCCGGCAAGGTGAGCGGCATCAACGTGGAGCTCGTGCCCGGCAAGCGCATCGTCCAGGCGTGGCGGCGCGACGACTTCCCGGAGGGCGTCTACTCGATGGCCGCGTTCGTTCTCACGCCCACGCCCACTGGTGGCACGGAGCTGGTCCTCACGCATCGAGGAGTGCCCAAGGCCCTCCTCGACAGCACCGAGGCCAACTGGCGCAACGACTACTGGGCCGGCATCAAGGCGTACTTGTCGCGGCACCCAGACTGA
- the leuC gene encoding 3-isopropylmalate dehydratase large subunit translates to MTARTLYQKLWDSHLVREDADGTGLLYIDRHVVHEVTSPQAFEGLEVAHRPLWREGSIVATADHNVSTTVGRNDRPIADPISRLQVETLDQNIEKFKVKTYFGMKDHRQGIVHVIAPEQGGVLPGMTVVCGDSHTSTNGAFAALAHGIGTSEVEHVMATQCLVQKKSKAMLVRCEGDLPRGVTAKDIVLAVIGKIGTAGGTGYAIEFAGSAIRSLSMEGRMTVCNMAIEGGARAGMVAVDDTTINYLRGRPFAPKGEAFEKAAVYWRTLVSDPGAVFDRTVDIDVASLKPQVTWGTSPEMVVSIEDRVPDPEKEKDPVRREAMERALIYMGLEPNKAMTDIAIDKVFIGSCTNSRIEDLRAAASVVRGKRVAGNVKLAMVVPGSGLVKAQAEKEGLDRIFRDSGFEWREPGCSMCLAMNDDKLEAGERCASTSNRNFEGRQGAGGRTHLVSPAMAAAAAIAGHFVDVRRT, encoded by the coding sequence ATGACCGCTCGCACCCTCTACCAAAAACTCTGGGATTCCCACCTCGTCCGCGAAGATGCGGACGGCACGGGCCTCCTCTACATCGACCGCCACGTCGTCCATGAGGTGACCAGCCCGCAGGCCTTCGAGGGCCTGGAGGTGGCGCACCGGCCGCTCTGGCGCGAGGGCTCGATCGTCGCGACCGCGGACCACAACGTCTCCACCACCGTCGGGCGGAATGACCGTCCGATCGCCGATCCGATTTCCCGCCTTCAGGTGGAAACGCTCGACCAGAACATCGAGAAGTTCAAGGTCAAGACGTACTTCGGCATGAAGGACCATCGCCAGGGCATCGTCCACGTGATCGCGCCCGAGCAGGGTGGCGTGCTGCCCGGCATGACGGTGGTCTGCGGAGATTCGCACACCAGCACCAACGGCGCCTTCGCGGCGCTGGCCCACGGCATCGGCACCTCCGAGGTGGAGCATGTGATGGCCACTCAGTGCCTGGTCCAGAAGAAGTCCAAGGCCATGCTGGTGCGCTGCGAAGGCGACCTGCCGCGCGGCGTCACGGCCAAGGACATCGTGCTCGCCGTCATCGGCAAGATCGGCACCGCGGGTGGCACGGGTTACGCGATCGAGTTCGCGGGCTCGGCCATCCGGTCGCTCTCCATGGAAGGCCGCATGACGGTCTGCAACATGGCCATCGAGGGCGGCGCGCGCGCCGGCATGGTTGCCGTGGACGACACCACCATCAACTACCTTCGCGGGCGTCCGTTCGCGCCGAAGGGTGAGGCGTTCGAGAAAGCCGCGGTCTACTGGCGCACGCTCGTCTCCGATCCAGGTGCGGTGTTCGACCGCACGGTGGATATCGACGTCGCGTCGTTGAAGCCGCAGGTGACCTGGGGTACATCGCCCGAGATGGTCGTCTCCATCGAGGACCGCGTGCCGGATCCGGAGAAGGAGAAGGACCCGGTTCGCCGCGAGGCGATGGAACGCGCGCTCATCTACATGGGCCTCGAACCCAACAAGGCGATGACCGACATCGCCATCGACAAGGTCTTCATCGGCTCGTGCACCAACTCGCGGATCGAAGACCTTCGCGCGGCCGCCTCGGTGGTTCGCGGCAAGCGCGTGGCCGGCAACGTGAAGCTGGCGATGGTCGTTCCCGGCTCCGGTCTCGTGAAGGCACAGGCCGAGAAGGAAGGGCTGGACCGCATCTTCCGCGATTCCGGCTTCGAGTGGCGCGAACCGGGCTGCTCCATGTGCCTCGCGATGAACGACGACAAGCTGGAGGCCGGTGAACGCTGCGCGTCCACGTCGAACCGCAACTTCGAAGGGCGGCAAGGGGCGGGCGGTCGTACGCACCTGGTCAGCCCCGCGATGGCCGCCGCGGCCGCGATCGCCGGTCACTTCGTGGACGTCCGCCGCACTTGA
- a CDS encoding pyridoxamine 5'-phosphate oxidase family protein yields the protein MTQLSQLLSEAAETLARSRACWLVTRSEKGVPRSRPMSLLPTDPSEGWLLRLVTDARTRKVDEIWRDQRVSLLCHPRGGAFVAAAGVANLIFDPAEVDARWREEYDPFFPGEKRAEAVFLEVDVDCLELWVPNALNEPLGFVTTTLQRDANGRWTIAG from the coding sequence ATGACCCAGCTATCGCAACTGCTGTCCGAAGCTGCCGAAACGCTCGCGCGCTCGCGTGCGTGCTGGCTGGTCACGCGGTCGGAGAAGGGCGTGCCGCGCAGCCGCCCCATGAGCCTGCTGCCGACCGATCCATCCGAAGGGTGGCTGCTACGGCTTGTCACCGACGCACGCACGCGCAAGGTCGACGAGATCTGGCGCGACCAGCGCGTGAGCCTCCTCTGCCACCCGCGCGGCGGGGCGTTCGTGGCCGCGGCTGGCGTCGCCAACCTCATCTTCGATCCCGCCGAGGTCGATGCGCGCTGGCGTGAGGAATACGATCCGTTCTTCCCCGGCGAGAAGCGCGCCGAGGCCGTCTTCCTCGAAGTGGATGTCGACTGCCTCGAGCTCTGGGTGCCGAACGCCCTGAACGAGCCGCTCGGCTTCGTCACGACCACCCTCCAGCGCGATGCGAATGGCCGCTGGACCATCGCGGGCTGA
- a CDS encoding GlxA family transcriptional regulator: MIARVQPIDLLFIVAPNSLLLDVAGPAEAFRLANVHREARGLPPRFRLRFAGPTAGVSTSVGLSLSGLEVLPSRLNTPTWVVVAGQPSTHSGKVTPAITAITQWLDRMLAKPLASEDTAHRLLTICSGALLAARAGLLTDRRCTTHHELLHALRKLAPDAQVIDNRVFVVDGSVASSAGITAGIDLALHLVAEECGEALAASVAHDMVVYLRRSQRDPELSPFLVNRGHLHAAVHRVQDAIGAEPDRDWDMAALATIAHVTERHLLRLFVEHAGVSPLRYLQSFRLERARQSLERGASVTQAAEVAGFRSGLQLRRAWSRQWGGSPRDAARAV; encoded by the coding sequence ATGATCGCCCGCGTCCAGCCGATTGACCTGCTGTTCATCGTCGCGCCGAACTCGCTACTGCTCGACGTCGCGGGGCCGGCGGAGGCCTTCCGGCTCGCCAACGTCCACCGCGAGGCGCGCGGCCTGCCGCCCCGCTTTCGCCTGCGCTTCGCCGGGCCAACAGCGGGTGTCTCCACGTCCGTCGGTCTCTCGTTGTCCGGCCTCGAGGTGTTGCCATCGCGACTGAACACGCCGACCTGGGTGGTGGTTGCGGGTCAGCCCAGCACGCACTCCGGAAAGGTCACACCCGCAATCACTGCCATCACGCAATGGCTGGACCGGATGTTGGCGAAGCCCCTGGCCTCCGAAGACACGGCGCATCGACTACTCACGATCTGCTCCGGCGCACTGCTCGCCGCACGCGCGGGCCTCCTCACCGATCGCCGCTGCACCACCCATCACGAGCTGCTGCATGCCCTGCGCAAGTTGGCACCCGACGCACAGGTGATCGACAACCGCGTGTTCGTGGTCGACGGATCGGTGGCCTCCAGCGCCGGCATCACGGCGGGCATCGATTTGGCACTCCACCTGGTGGCCGAGGAATGCGGCGAGGCGCTGGCCGCGAGCGTCGCCCACGACATGGTGGTGTACCTGCGTCGCTCGCAACGCGACCCCGAGCTCTCGCCCTTCCTGGTGAACCGCGGCCACCTGCATGCCGCCGTGCACCGCGTGCAGGACGCCATCGGCGCCGAGCCGGACCGCGACTGGGACATGGCCGCCCTCGCTACGATCGCCCACGTGACGGAGCGCCACCTGCTGCGCCTCTTCGTCGAGCACGCGGGGGTTTCGCCGCTGCGCTACCTGCAGTCCTTCCGCCTGGAACGGGCGCGGCAGTCCCTCGAACGGGGTGCCAGTGTCACGCAGGCGGCAGAGGTGGCGGGGTTTCGATCGGGGTTGCAGCTGCGACGGGCGTGGAGTCGGCAGTGGGGTGGGTCGCCGAGGGACGCGGCGCGCGCCGTGTAA
- a CDS encoding M13 family metallopeptidase has translation MNTLLAVWAAALLTPAMASGVDATVKPGDDFFAYANGEWLAATAIPVGRQRWGARNEIDAITRQQVSKVLEDAATAPKGTTARKVSDFRAAYLNEAAIEAKGITPVKPLLARIDRLRDKAALTRLLGSMLLADVDPLNAGTYDSSHLLGLSVTEGNNGETTNVAFLLQGGLGLPDRENYVSADPKMQALRVQYQEYIARLMALAGFDRSAQRAQAVMELETAIAQSHATPEISGNDRNADNLWTRTDFANKAPGIDWTAFFAAAGLGKQKTIVAWQPGAVTGAAALVASRPLEAWQDYLRFHALHRNADVLPRAFAEQALLLKDNIAGSPQPRDRAARALDATQRAMSEGLGRIYSERYFPPAYKARVRGIVDNVVAAFSKRVEAVAWMTPESKQVALAKLKTLYFGVGYPENWQDYSSLNVDPTDAAGNVRRIEVRNYRQAVARLGQPVDRTQWSIAPQTVGAILVFQQNAYNFPAALLQAPKFDANASDAMNYGAIGAIVGHEVSHMVDTLGAEYEADGRNRRWWTAADQAGYDAAASSLMKQVAAYRPLPDAVIDGKRTSTENVADLGGLAAAFDAYRSTLGGKAADKEYVKAQDREFFIGFARSWRAKMTEAGLRAYLAGDGHAPETQRIATVRNIDAWYEAFDVQPGDRLYLPPAERVRIW, from the coding sequence ATGAACACCCTGCTGGCTGTTTGGGCGGCGGCGCTTCTCACACCGGCGATGGCGAGCGGCGTGGATGCCACCGTCAAACCCGGCGACGACTTCTTCGCGTACGCCAACGGTGAGTGGCTCGCCGCCACGGCGATCCCCGTGGGCCGGCAACGGTGGGGCGCCCGCAACGAGATCGATGCGATCACCCGTCAGCAGGTGTCGAAGGTGCTCGAGGACGCGGCCACGGCGCCCAAGGGCACGACCGCGCGCAAGGTGTCCGATTTCCGCGCCGCGTACCTGAATGAGGCAGCGATCGAGGCGAAGGGCATCACACCGGTCAAACCGCTGCTGGCCCGCATTGACCGCCTGCGCGACAAGGCGGCGCTTACTCGATTGCTCGGGAGCATGCTGCTCGCCGATGTCGATCCCCTGAATGCCGGCACCTACGACTCGTCGCACCTGCTCGGCTTGTCCGTCACTGAGGGCAACAACGGCGAGACGACGAACGTCGCCTTCCTGCTGCAGGGCGGGCTGGGTCTTCCCGATCGCGAGAACTATGTGAGCGCTGATCCGAAGATGCAGGCGCTACGCGTCCAATACCAGGAGTACATCGCGCGTCTGATGGCGCTTGCGGGTTTCGACCGCTCCGCCCAACGTGCCCAAGCGGTGATGGAGCTCGAGACCGCCATCGCGCAAAGCCACGCCACGCCCGAGATCTCGGGGAATGACCGCAATGCCGACAACCTTTGGACGCGGACGGACTTCGCGAACAAGGCGCCGGGCATCGACTGGACCGCATTCTTCGCGGCTGCCGGCTTGGGCAAGCAGAAGACGATCGTCGCGTGGCAACCCGGCGCGGTGACGGGTGCGGCGGCACTGGTCGCGTCGCGTCCGCTCGAGGCGTGGCAGGACTATCTCCGCTTCCACGCGCTCCACCGGAATGCGGACGTGCTGCCTCGCGCGTTTGCCGAACAGGCGCTGCTCCTCAAGGACAACATAGCCGGCTCACCGCAGCCCCGCGATCGTGCGGCGCGTGCGCTCGACGCAACGCAACGCGCGATGAGCGAGGGGTTGGGACGCATCTACTCCGAGCGGTATTTCCCGCCTGCGTACAAGGCTCGCGTGCGCGGCATCGTGGACAACGTCGTCGCCGCATTCAGCAAACGTGTCGAGGCCGTTGCGTGGATGACGCCCGAAAGCAAGCAGGTGGCGCTGGCGAAGCTGAAGACGCTGTACTTCGGCGTTGGCTATCCGGAGAACTGGCAGGACTATTCCTCGCTGAATGTTGATCCCACAGATGCCGCGGGGAATGTGCGCCGCATCGAGGTGAGGAACTACCGCCAGGCCGTGGCCCGTCTCGGCCAGCCCGTGGACCGGACCCAATGGTCGATCGCGCCGCAGACGGTCGGAGCCATCCTCGTGTTCCAGCAGAACGCGTACAACTTCCCGGCTGCGCTGCTGCAGGCGCCCAAGTTCGATGCGAACGCTTCGGACGCCATGAACTACGGCGCGATCGGCGCCATCGTCGGCCACGAGGTGAGCCACATGGTCGACACGCTCGGTGCCGAGTACGAAGCCGATGGCCGCAACCGCCGCTGGTGGACGGCTGCGGACCAGGCGGGATACGACGCGGCCGCCTCGTCACTGATGAAGCAGGTCGCTGCGTACCGCCCGCTCCCGGACGCGGTGATCGATGGCAAGCGCACGTCGACCGAGAACGTCGCGGATCTCGGTGGGCTTGCGGCCGCTTTCGATGCATACCGAAGCACGCTCGGAGGCAAAGCCGCCGACAAGGAGTACGTGAAGGCGCAGGACCGCGAGTTCTTCATCGGCTTCGCTCGAAGCTGGCGCGCGAAGATGACCGAGGCCGGATTGCGGGCGTACCTCGCGGGTGACGGCCACGCACCGGAGACGCAGCGCATCGCCACCGTCCGCAACATCGACGCGTGGTACGAAGCCTTCGACGTGCAGCCCGGTGATCGCCTTTACCTTCCGCCTGCGGAGCGCGTGCGGATCTGGTGA
- a CDS encoding glycoside hydrolase family 88/105 protein, whose product MQRIMATTALALLFLSPLCPAKDHFEALPEKASPEVVGRKLSARFVASPHMFWTEFGTLHYAEVATWYGALNFAALTKDAKLKQQLVDRFEPFFGAEEKFIPPVTHVDHSVFGVVPLELYRQTGQVKYRVMGLAFADGQWDRPDSEGLSNQARYWIDDMYMITALQVQAWRATGDRKYLDRTAKQMVKYLARLQQPNGLFFHAPDVPFYWGRGNGWMAAGMTELLRALPANHPERPKILQGYRSMMASLKRYQSDSGMWLQLIDRPESWAETSSTAMFTFAMITGVKNGWLDESYGPVARKAWLALVDYINEDGDVREVCAGTATKNDVQHYLDRPRIVGDFHGQAPMLWSVAALLRPAGLLMPAE is encoded by the coding sequence ATGCAACGAATCATGGCGACTACCGCGCTCGCACTTCTTTTCCTGAGTCCGCTCTGCCCGGCCAAGGATCACTTCGAGGCGCTGCCGGAGAAGGCGTCCCCCGAGGTCGTCGGCCGAAAGCTGTCGGCGAGGTTCGTCGCTTCACCGCACATGTTCTGGACCGAGTTCGGCACGCTGCACTATGCCGAAGTCGCCACCTGGTACGGCGCGCTGAATTTCGCCGCTCTCACCAAGGACGCCAAGCTCAAGCAGCAGCTGGTCGATCGCTTCGAGCCCTTCTTCGGCGCCGAGGAGAAGTTCATTCCGCCGGTGACGCACGTCGATCACTCGGTGTTCGGCGTGGTGCCCCTCGAGCTCTATCGGCAGACTGGCCAGGTGAAGTACCGGGTGATGGGACTGGCCTTCGCGGACGGCCAGTGGGATCGCCCCGATTCGGAGGGCCTGAGCAACCAGGCGCGCTACTGGATCGACGACATGTACATGATCACGGCGCTGCAGGTGCAGGCGTGGCGCGCGACGGGTGATCGAAAATACCTCGATCGAACCGCGAAGCAGATGGTGAAGTACCTCGCGCGGCTCCAACAACCCAATGGACTGTTCTTCCACGCGCCGGACGTTCCCTTCTATTGGGGACGCGGTAACGGCTGGATGGCGGCCGGCATGACGGAGCTGCTACGCGCGTTGCCTGCGAACCATCCCGAGCGGCCGAAGATCCTGCAGGGCTATCGCTCGATGATGGCGAGCCTGAAGCGCTACCAGAGCGATTCCGGCATGTGGCTGCAGTTGATCGATCGTCCGGAGTCGTGGGCGGAGACCTCATCCACCGCGATGTTCACCTTCGCGATGATCACGGGCGTCAAGAATGGCTGGCTGGATGAGTCTTACGGCCCCGTCGCGCGCAAGGCGTGGCTGGCGCTTGTCGACTACATCAATGAGGACGGCGACGTACGGGAGGTTTGCGCGGGCACCGCTACGAAGAACGACGTCCAGCACTACCTGGATCGTCCGCGCATCGTCGGTGATTTCCACGGGCAGGCCCCGATGTTGTGGAGTGTGGCCGCGTTGCTGCGGCCCGCGGGGTTATTGATGCCGGCTGAATAG
- a CDS encoding D-2-hydroxyacid dehydrogenase gives MSSRPLPPRDKLTLCFAHAAYRIGERFALRETGINWFEVRSLAELEARIAEADVLLVSGLWRNELIARAPRLAFIQSVSAGTDQYSRDALRAAGIRGASAQGANERAVAEHAIALILALARKIPEARDNQAAKKWRGMIGDFTQREDELGGKTLAIVGLGRIGARLATLAKAFDLRVIGVRQDPSRGAGAADTVVGIEGLHEAMAQADFVALTCPLTPATTNLIDAKALAAMKPSSYLVNVARGKVVNEPALVEALAQGRIAGAALDCTWEEPLPATSPLWAMPNVLITPHTAGETRRYEDNVIDLLMENLERIGRGEDALKNQFV, from the coding sequence ATGAGCTCCCGCCCCCTGCCCCCTCGCGACAAGCTGACCCTGTGCTTTGCCCACGCCGCTTATCGCATCGGGGAGCGCTTCGCCCTTCGCGAAACTGGCATCAACTGGTTCGAGGTGCGTTCGCTCGCCGAGCTCGAGGCGCGGATCGCGGAGGCGGATGTCCTCCTGGTTTCCGGCCTGTGGAGAAACGAGCTGATCGCCCGTGCGCCGCGGCTCGCGTTCATCCAGTCGGTCAGCGCCGGGACGGATCAGTACTCACGCGATGCACTCCGCGCGGCGGGCATTCGGGGTGCCAGCGCCCAAGGTGCCAACGAGCGGGCCGTCGCCGAGCACGCGATCGCCCTGATCCTGGCGTTGGCCCGGAAGATCCCGGAGGCGCGCGACAACCAGGCCGCGAAGAAATGGCGCGGGATGATCGGCGACTTCACCCAGCGCGAGGATGAGCTCGGTGGGAAGACGCTGGCGATCGTGGGACTCGGGCGCATTGGCGCTCGGCTGGCGACACTCGCGAAAGCCTTCGACCTGCGCGTGATCGGCGTGCGGCAGGATCCTTCGCGGGGCGCTGGCGCCGCCGATACCGTGGTGGGTATCGAGGGTTTGCATGAAGCGATGGCGCAGGCCGATTTCGTCGCCCTCACCTGCCCGCTCACGCCCGCGACGACGAACCTCATCGACGCGAAGGCGCTCGCGGCGATGAAGCCTTCTTCCTATCTCGTGAACGTCGCCCGCGGGAAGGTGGTGAATGAGCCGGCGCTTGTCGAGGCACTCGCGCAAGGACGCATTGCAGGCGCGGCACTCGATTGCACGTGGGAGGAGCCGCTTCCCGCGACATCACCGCTGTGGGCCATGCCCAACGTGCTGATCACGCCGCACACCGCCGGTGAGACGCGCCGCTACGAGGACAACGTGATCGACCTGCTGATGGAGAACCTGGAACGCATCGGGCGGGGTGAAGACGCGTTGAAGAACCAGTTCGTGTGA
- a CDS encoding MarR family winged helix-turn-helix transcriptional regulator yields the protein MSIYDPATYDFSTAVPPMLGRVRTAMLDALDERLAPLDLKTADYIVLAILANGGSATASTVCSFLAHDPGAMTRKIDVLESRGLVRRVRSDQDRRAIKLELTSEGKKLYPKALAIGVGVANDFLRGFSKAEVKTLESMLKRIHENSEVPATVEGKSP from the coding sequence ATGTCCATCTACGACCCCGCAACTTACGACTTCAGCACCGCCGTCCCCCCGATGTTGGGGCGTGTCCGCACGGCCATGCTCGATGCGCTGGATGAACGCCTGGCCCCGCTGGACCTGAAGACGGCCGACTACATCGTGCTGGCGATCCTCGCCAACGGCGGCTCGGCCACGGCCTCGACGGTGTGCTCCTTCCTCGCCCACGACCCGGGCGCCATGACGCGGAAGATCGACGTCCTCGAAAGCCGCGGTCTCGTTCGCCGCGTGCGCAGCGACCAGGACCGCCGCGCCATCAAGCTCGAGCTCACGTCCGAAGGCAAGAAGCTCTATCCCAAGGCGCTCGCCATCGGCGTGGGCGTCGCCAACGATTTCCTGCGGGGCTTCAGCAAGGCCGAGGTGAAGACGCTCGAAAGCATGCTGAAGCGCATCCACGAGAACTCCGAAGTGCCGGCAACGGTAGAAGGGAAGTCACCATGA
- a CDS encoding efflux RND transporter periplasmic adaptor subunit, whose product MNRKKLLLAVIGAFVIGAGAYGAYWSTHLRNTETTDNAYVNGNVVQITSQVPGTVVSIAADDTDFVKAGTTLVQLDTADSKVALDEAESQLAMTVRQVRNLYATSGQLSANVSQRTAELSRAQDDLKRREDLAASGFISKEALQHERTTLQAADAAATAAKQQLAAHRALVDNTTIENHPDVRNAAAKVREAYLAYSRTALAAPVSGYVAKRGVQLGQRVAPGAPLMAVVPLDDVWVDANFKEGQLKSMRVGQPVTLSADLYGNKLEYHGKVMGFGAGTGGAFALLPAQNASGNWIKIVQRVPVRIALDRNELAKHPLQVGLSMEAKVDTHDQGGERLPAVARNSNVTHGFAAPDTVADDLVKAIIANDGRSAPATASVAAPGVATVTTTRVAAAKLR is encoded by the coding sequence ATGAACCGCAAGAAACTCCTCCTCGCAGTGATCGGTGCGTTCGTCATCGGGGCCGGCGCGTATGGCGCCTACTGGTCCACCCACCTGCGGAACACCGAAACCACCGACAACGCCTACGTGAACGGCAACGTGGTGCAGATCACGTCGCAGGTCCCCGGCACCGTGGTCTCGATCGCGGCCGACGACACGGACTTCGTGAAGGCCGGCACCACCCTCGTGCAGCTCGACACGGCGGATTCGAAAGTCGCGCTGGACGAAGCCGAGAGCCAGCTCGCGATGACGGTGCGCCAGGTGCGCAACCTCTACGCCACGTCGGGGCAGCTCTCCGCCAACGTCTCGCAGCGCACGGCCGAGCTCTCGCGCGCCCAGGACGACCTCAAGCGCCGCGAAGATCTCGCTGCCTCCGGCTTCATCTCGAAGGAAGCGCTGCAGCACGAGCGCACCACGCTGCAGGCGGCCGATGCCGCGGCTACGGCAGCGAAGCAACAACTGGCCGCGCACCGGGCGCTGGTCGACAACACCACGATCGAGAATCACCCGGACGTACGCAATGCCGCTGCGAAGGTGCGTGAGGCGTATCTAGCGTATTCGCGTACGGCGCTTGCTGCGCCCGTGTCGGGCTACGTCGCCAAGCGCGGCGTGCAGCTCGGCCAGCGTGTCGCTCCCGGCGCTCCGCTGATGGCCGTGGTCCCGCTGGATGATGTGTGGGTCGACGCGAACTTCAAGGAAGGCCAGCTGAAGAGCATGCGCGTGGGCCAGCCCGTCACGCTCTCCGCCGACCTCTACGGCAACAAGCTCGAGTACCACGGCAAGGTGATGGGCTTCGGTGCCGGCACGGGTGGCGCCTTCGCGCTGCTGCCCGCGCAGAACGCGAGCGGCAACTGGATCAAGATCGTGCAGCGCGTGCCGGTTCGCATCGCGCTCGATCGCAACGAGCTCGCGAAGCATCCCTTGCAAGTCGGCCTGTCCATGGAAGCGAAGGTCGATACGCATGACCAGGGTGGCGAGCGCCTTCCGGCCGTCGCCCGGAATTCGAACGTGACGCACGGCTTCGCCGCTCCCGATACCGTCGCCGACGATCTCGTGAAGGCGATCATCGCGAACGACGGGCGTTCGGCGCCGGCCACCGCGTCGGTCGCTGCTCCGGGCGTCGCAACCGTCACCACGACCCGCGTCGCGGCCGCCAAGCTGCGCTAA